The Paenibacillus sp. G2S3 region TATCCATTCCCGGTTGCACCGCCGCTTGTGCCGATCGAAAATCCAACGGGATCCTATCGACGTGAATTTGTGATACCAGCCGTTTGGAGTGGAGAGCTAATTACGCTGAATTTTGAAGGCGTGGATAGTGCATTCTTCGTTTGGGTTAATGGACAAGATGTGGGCTTTAGTAAAGGAAGCCGCATGCCTTCACAATTCGATATCACCGATCTTGTTCACGAAGGGACGAACATCCTTGCGGTTCGCGTCATGCAGTGGTCCGATGGATCCTATATTGAAGATCAGGATATGTGGTGGCTGAGTGGTATTTTCCGTGACGTTTATCTGACAGCTGCGCCGCAAACTCATCTGTACGATTATACGGTTCGGACTCTTCTTGATAGCGACTACCGTGATGCAGCGCTTGAGGTCAGCTTGCAATTGCGCAGTGTGAATGCAGCAGCTCAAGACATTCGAGTGGAGCTGCAATTACTGGATGCATGCGGGGAAGTAGTGGATGGTGGCTATACGGAGCAAATTATAACTAGTGGTGAACTGGCGCAAGAATACAAGACGAACTTTACGCTCCCAATGGTTAACCCGAGAAAATGGTCTGCGGAAGATCCTTATTTATATAAGCTATTGATTCGGGTAATTAGCGAAAATACACAGGTAACGTCAGCGCGCGTTGGATTCCGCTCCATCGAGCTGAAGGATGGCGTGCTGCTGGTTAATGGGGTTCCTATAAAGTTCAAAGGTGTTAACCGACATGACCATCATCCCGACCTTGGACGAACCATACCGCTAGATACGATGCAAAAAGACGTCCTGTTGATGAAGCAGCATAATATTAACGCTGTTCGCACCTCTCATTATCCGAACGATCCGCGCTTCTATGATCTGTGTGATGAATACGGGCTTTACGTCATTGATGAAGCCGATCTAGAATGTCACGGCTTCCATCGGACAGATAACTCCAATCAACTAAGTGATGACCCGGATTGGGAAGCTGCTTATTTGGACCGGATCGAACGGATGATCGAGCGTGATAAGAATCATCCTTCTATTATCCTTTGGTCACTCGGCAATGAATCCTATTATGGCTGTAATCATGCAGCGATGTACCGATGGGCCAAGGAACACGACCCAACTCGCCTGGTCCACTATGCAGAAGATAGAGAGGCTGCGACCGCTGACGTATTCAGCACCATGTACAACAGAATTTGGCAGCTGCACGAGCTTGGTCAGCGTGAAGATCTGGGCAAGCCCCACATTGTTTGTGAATATGCACATGCCATGGGAAACGGACCAGGTGGTTTAAAGGAATATTGGGATGTTTTTTATACCTATAAGCGACTACAGGGCGGCTTTGTTTGGGAATGGGTCGATCAAGGCATTCGCCAGCGAACGGCTGACGGCAAAGAATTTTTCGTCTACGGCGGCGATTTCGACGACCATCCGAACGATTCGAATTTCGTCATCGATGGTCTCGTGAACCCGGATCGTGTTGCCTCGGCGGGACTGCTGGAGCTAAAGAAGGTGATGGAGCCGGTTGTGATCGAAGAATTGGATGTGCAGGCTGGGCAGTTAAAGCTTACAAATCGATACGATTTCATTTCCTTGGATCATCTGCAACTTGTTTGGCATGTAGCGGTAGATGGAGAAGTCTTATGCTCGGGCACAAGTAAGCTTCCTAATATCGCCCCTGGTTGTTCGGACATCTTGAACATCAATTTTACGTTGCCAGAGCAATTGCAACCAGGAAGTGAGTATTGGCTGAATGTTAACGTGCTGCTTGCCGCTGATACGATTTGGGGTGAAGCAGGCTTCGAGATTGCGTGGGCCCAGTTTGAACTGCCGAATAAAGCGGAACTAGAACCAACCGTAGAACTATCCCCATTCGCGCCGTTGTCCGTGATGGAGAATGGGGTGTTGTTAGTGGTGCAAGGAAGTGATTTTTCGATTAAGTTTGACCGAGTTTATGGAGTTATCGCTGGATGGAAACATGCCGGTATCTCTCTTCTGGAGGAAGGACCAAGGCTCGATTTATGGCGCGCCCCAACCGACAATGATATGCGACCCATCGGTGATTGGAGGACCTCCATCGATAATGACCAACGTGCGACGGTTTTATGGAAGAAAAGTGGGCTGCACTGGCTCCAACATCGCGTCATGAGCTTGGACTGGAACAGCGACACCAATGGATCGACTGTAACAATTACCTGTAGGGTACGTGTGGCTCCGCCGATACTGAAATGGTCGGTCGACACCCTTTACACGTACACGATTTATGCTAATGGGGATGTATTGGTCGACATAAGCGGAGTGATTGACGGCAGCGGTGCTCCAGAGACGCTCCCGCGTATCGGGCTGCGGATGGCGCTGCCTAATGATTGTGACTTGGTAGAGTGGTATGGCCGTGGACCTGGCGAGGCTTACGCGGATTCGAAGCAGGCGGCGAAGTTTGGTATCTACCAGAAAACCGTGCGTGAGCTGTTCACGGAGTACATCGTGCCACAGGAAAACGGCAACCGTGCGGATACACGCTGGCTCGCGATAACGAATCAGCAGGGCGTTGGTTTGCTCGCGGCAGGATTGCCGCAGTTTGATTTTTCGGCTAGGCGTTATACGAGTGAGGATCTGGAGAAGGCACGGCATACGGTTGATCTGAAGGAACGTGACCGGGTCTACTTACATCTCGATCTAGCGCAGAACGGTCTTGGCAGTGCAAGCTGTGGCCCCGGTGTGCTCCCGGAGCATGTGCTAAAGGCGGAGAACTTCCGCTTCCAGGTCCGTCTTACACCGCTGTCTGCCGGAACAGGTGCACCTGTTCAACTTGCTAAACATGTGCCACAAGCACGCTAACAGCTAAATCTTATCTCTCTTAGTGCGTTTCTTCACCGGTTACGAGAGAGCCCTTGCAATTTTTGCAAGGGCTCTCGTTTTCATTGAAAACATGATGATTTCATGCCAGCCCAATCCTTTCATCAATGAAGATTTTCCATAAAAGAAACGAGATTATTACATTTTTCTTCATCTACGTATGCCATACAATAAAAACATCATATGACGCTGGTACACATTCAGTAAAACGCTTTCAAAGTTTTGAATTTATCGCTGCAGGAGGAAACCGAATTGTTAAATACTGAGAAACTTCGTAGAAGAGTAAGAATTAAAGAAAATATACCTTTATACGCCATGTTGATAGGTCCCCTTTTAGTGTTTCTTATCTTTAGTTATGTGCCGATGTTAGGCACGGTGATTGCCTTTAAAGACTACAGATTTATTGATGGTATTCTCGGAAGTGATTGGGTGGGACTTCGTAATTTTAAGATGATATTTGCACAGCCGCAGACTGTATCGGTCATTCGAAATACTTTTGTGATAAGTTTACTTACTCTCATAGTATCGTTTCCGTTCCCGATTATGCTAGCTATTCTTTTGAACGAAGTGAGAAGTAAATGGTTTAAAAAAGCATCACAAACTGTTCTTTATTTGCCACACTTTTTCTCCTGGATTATCGTTGGAGGGATTATTATCAACATCTTCTCCGTTAATAATGGCCCTATCAATTTTATTATTGAATATTTTGGCGGGGAACCCATTCAGTTTATGTTTAACCATCCGGCATGGATGTCCATCTATCTGGGAAGCGGAATATGGAAGGATACAGGATTTAATTGCATTATCTACTTGGCTGCACTATCGAGTATTGATCCTACCTACTATGAGGCGGCAGTTATGGATGGTGCTAATAAGTGGAAGCAGATTACAAAAGTCACGCTTCCATGTTTGTTACCAACGATCATTCTAACCTTTATATTAGCTACGGGTAAGATCATGGAAGTCGGGTTTGATCGCATATATGTGCTCCAGAATCCAATGGTCAAGGACATCTCAGAGGTCGTATCCACATTTATCTATGATGTTGGTATCCGTTCTGGCGATTTCAGTTTAACTACGGCTATGGGATTATTTGATTCCGTCATCAGTTTAATACTTGTACTTACGGCCAATCAAATCGCCAAGAAATCAGGAAATGCGTTATTCTAATCCATTAATGAATTAGCAAACTAGATATGTGAAAGAGAGGAACGACCTTTGAAGATTTCAACTGGAGAGAAAACATTTTATAGCATTAACAATATCGTGATTTTCATTGTATCCATTACATGTATGCTACCGCTACTATATATCGTTGCTACTTCATTCAGCAGTGGTTCAGCTATTCAATCAGGAAAAGTATATTTGTGGCCGGTTGAATTCACACCAGCTGCTTATAAAGTATTGTTTGTATCCACGGACATATTTAAATATTTTTGGAATAGCGTCGTCTTAACTGGGGTTGGGACAATACTTAGCTTGGTTTTTACGATCCTTTGTGCTTATCCCTTATCAAAAAAGAAATTGTTTGCTAGAAAGAAAATAACCTTTTTCGTTGTTTTCACTATGCTGTTCGCTGGTGGTATGATCCCATCGTACCTACTAGTGAAATCACTTGGATTAATGAATTCTTATTGGTCTATTTGGTTAACGATGCTGATTAGTCCTTACAATATGCTAATTATGAAGTCTTTCTTTGAAAATATTCCGGAAGAGCTGGAAGAATCTGCTCGAATCGACGGTTGTTCTGAATGGCGGATTTTGCTGCAGATGTATCTTCCACTTTCTAAGGCTGTAATTGCTACGTTATGTCTCTTTTATGGGGTAGCTTATTGGAATAATTTCCTGAAAGTATTGATGTATATCAATGATTCCAAAGGTTTTACATTACCTGTGCTCATTCAACAGATGGTGTTCCAACTAGAACAGATAAAACTTGGTACTAGTACAGATCTGGGTGCGGTAGCGGGTTCAAGTGAGGTCATATCGGAATCCGTTAAGTCCGCTGGGGTTGTCGTGTTGATATTGCCAATGCTTGCTGTATACCCATTCATTCAAAAATATTTTGTAAAAGGCGTTATGCTAGGTTCGGTCAAAGGTTAGGAAAACTTACAATTACGGCCAATGTAGTATGCAATATTGGAGACTGTAAAGAGTACGATAACAAATCGTACTCTTCACATACATATCGAAAGCGGTTACAATTTCGATACTGTTTTTTCTAAATAAAAGGGAGGCAATAAGAGAATGAAGAAAAAAATGTCAGGTTTGGTTGCATTATCACTATTGATGGCCATATCTACTGGTCTCACAGCATGCGGCTCTTCGAATAATGAGTCTGCAAAGAATAACACAGAGAAAACTAACGCAGCAAAGAATGACACTAAGGCGGCAAATCTTACACCTGATGGCCAAGAAAGAAAAGGTAAAGTCTCTGTTATGATTTATGACCGCGGACAAATTCCAGCATCAGAAGGTACGTATGATAATAACCGTTGGACCAAATGGATTCAGGAAAATGCGCCGTTTGAGGAAGTGAAATTTGTTATTGTACCTCGAACAGAAGCTCCGCAAAAAATGAACATGTTATTTGCAGCCGGAGAAGGACCGGATGTCGTAGCTAACTATGAAGATGTGGGCCCTTTTATTGCCAAAGGACAGGCATTAGAAATCACAGATGATTTGCTGGCTAAAATGCCTAACTATAAGAAGGTGTTAGATGAGAATCCAGCACTTAAAAAGCTCACTACAGTAGATGGGAAACTTTACACTGTAGGAACAATATCTCCTATTTCACCAAATCACACTGCGATTATTCGTGAAGATTGGCTGAAAAAGTTAAATCTCGAGGTGCCGAAGACACCGGAAGAGTTACTTGCTGTAGCAAAAGCATTCACAGAGCAAGATCCTGATGGAAATGGAAAGAACGATACCTATGGAACAACGATGAACGCGGATTCACGGAGAGTGCTTTCCCACATGTATGGCTTTGGCAATCCAGAGATTTATGCGGTTGAGGATGGCAAGCTGACACATGTTTGGGATCGAATGCAAGATTGGCTTACCTTTGCTAAGCAAATTGTTGATGCAAAGGTTGTAGATCCTGACTTCTTACTTGATAAAGGGGATAAAGCACTTACGGATTTCACCAATGGTAAGGTTGGTATTTTCCTTACAGGGAAATTAAGTCAACTGAATTCACCGACATTTGTGAATTTTAAAAAGAGTAATCCAACGGCCAAACTGGAAGCATTTGAATTGCCTGCGACAAAATATGGTACCTTTGAAGGATATGTCAATGGTGGACCATCCATTGTAGGTTTTATTAATTCAGCAACCAAAGATCCTGATGCTGCCGCTAGGTACATTAACTGGCTGACCGATCCTAAAGTCTCCAACTATTTGGTGAATGGACCTGATGGCGTATACAAAAAGAGAGATGCTGAAGGTACCGTTGTAGTTGTGGATCCGGAGAAAAATAAAATCGAATACGATTATGCAGCAGATTACAGTATTATTAGAACTTTTGATTTAACTGATGACTCAGTTAGTCCTTTGGCTAATGAATATTATAACTCGTATCTCAAATCGAGTGACCCTCTTTTACAGGAATTTGGAGTGTTGTACTATAAAATGGCACAAATTGTAAACAAGCCAGGTGCTATAGATCCAAGAAAATGGCAACAAACTTTGCCGGCACTTTCCTCTGAATTGCTATTACAGGAAACAAATGGATTAAAAGCGGTTGATGATCTTTTCTTAAAATCACTTGCAGATACAGGTAAGACAGCAGAACAAGCTATTGCAGAAGCGAAAGAGCTTTGGAAAAAAGCTGGTGGTGAAGCTGTAGACACCTACTACAATGAGTATTATGCAGAACATAAAGATCAAATGTTATCAACAGAAGATTTTGAGGGACTAAAACGCGAACCAGAATTATTACCTTCAGCAAAAGCGAATTTTGACAAGCAATAAGAGTGGTTATGTTATATTTTAAATAGTCATGAAAAGGGAACTCTTTGTCCAAGTGATAAAGACTTCCCTTTTCAGATACTAACGGCAGAAATGTGGTGAAACCTGTATGTATCGTGTAGTCATCGTGGACGATGAACCTTGGGCTTTGATTGGCATACGAAAATTAATAGAGCGCAACGGCAACAAATTTAAAATTATTTGCGAAACAACGGAGCCACTTAAAGCTTTAGAGGTGATTTGTGAAGAATACCCCGATGTCGTTTTTGCGGATATTCGAATGCCTGAAATGACGGGAATTGAATTGATGCAAAGGACTAGAGCACAGGAAAAAGACGTTGATTTTGTTGTAATCAGCGGGTTTGCAGAGTTCTCTTACGTGCAGCAAGCACTGCAAGAAGGTGCGATGGACTATCAATTAAAGCCTTTGGATATGGAAAAGGCACAGGAAATGCTAGATAAACTCTATAAAAAGCTAGAGAACAAACGCAGCACCAATGATTTAAGCTTTTATATTTCCTTGCGTGAAGATTTCAAAGATATTCAGCAGCTTTTGAACTCTCGTTTGCGTCATAAATTTTACAAGAGATATCAGGTCGTAACGGTGTATTTTAAAAGCGGTGAATATGATGATGAGGGTTTATTAGAATTAGAAAGTAGGGTACAACTCACAACCTTGAAATTAGGTCCAAAAAAATGTGTGTTTATTATTAATAGTGAAACAGATCAAAGTGAGTTCATTTATCGCAGTCTTGCCGCCAAAGAAAGTATCGTGGATCGAGCAGGGATTAGTTTATCTAGCGATAAAGAAGATCATATACCTATGCTTTTAAAAACTTCTGATATCGCGAGTGATGATTGTTTTATTGATACTTCGCGGCGGATCTCACAATACATTAAGGGCAAAAAAAATCTGATCAAACAATTTGTAGAAGAACTTATAGAGGCACTCGAAAGAGTTCAATACAAAAACGTGAAAGACTTTACATCGGAGATAGCGGATTTTTTTACTATAAACCAATTAGGCATTGAAGATGCCGTGTTTTTATGGAATGAACTAGTCATGCACACATCAAAGGATAACGAAAGCAGTAGTAGAATAACAGACTTTGAGTTTTTGGATTACAGTGAAATGAAAGAAAAGTTCATGAATCTGGAAATGCTAGGTGAATATGTTTTTGAACAATTATCCTACCCGGAACGAGATCAGCTTGGAGATGCAAATAAAAAATTTAAAGAACTGCTCGATTATACCAATAAGCATTTTCATGAAGAATTATATTTGAAGGATTTGTCCACAAAGTATTTTATTAATGTGAGTTATTGCTGTGAGCTGTTTAAAAAGGTTACCAATATGACGTTTTCCCAGTATATGACGGATTTGCGGATGAAAAAGGCTGTTGAATTGCTCCAGAACAGTAACCTGTCTATTGCAGACGTGTGTAAGAATGTTGGTTATAGTGATTATTTCTATTTTAATAAGGTATTTAAACGGAATATAGGGTGTACACCTTCCAAATATCGTAAAACGAGTGGAGATATGAATGCGCTTAATTAGGAATCTGAAGCTGAAACACCAAATATCCCTGTTGATTCTGATTGCACTGATTATGATGATCCTGATGCAGAGTATGTACAATATTTTCTTTAATTCGCTTACTCGGGAACGTGCGGCTAAGTATGCAGGTAATCTCATGGAGCAGGTAGCGCTAAATGTAAATACAATTGCGAACAATGTGGAGAGAGATTCCGTTACGATTAGTTATAGTAAGTACGTGCAGGAACTGATGGTGTCGAAGAATATTCTTCGG contains the following coding sequences:
- a CDS encoding glycoside hydrolase family 2 TIM barrel-domain containing protein, with the translated sequence MKNDWENHRLLHRNRLPARAAFIPFGDDESALYNESNLSPYFVPLNGSWKFSYSPTPAHAPAEFHLEAFDDSNWDDQNVPSCWQMHGYGQPHYSNVVYPFPVAPPLVPIENPTGSYRREFVIPAVWSGELITLNFEGVDSAFFVWVNGQDVGFSKGSRMPSQFDITDLVHEGTNILAVRVMQWSDGSYIEDQDMWWLSGIFRDVYLTAAPQTHLYDYTVRTLLDSDYRDAALEVSLQLRSVNAAAQDIRVELQLLDACGEVVDGGYTEQIITSGELAQEYKTNFTLPMVNPRKWSAEDPYLYKLLIRVISENTQVTSARVGFRSIELKDGVLLVNGVPIKFKGVNRHDHHPDLGRTIPLDTMQKDVLLMKQHNINAVRTSHYPNDPRFYDLCDEYGLYVIDEADLECHGFHRTDNSNQLSDDPDWEAAYLDRIERMIERDKNHPSIILWSLGNESYYGCNHAAMYRWAKEHDPTRLVHYAEDREAATADVFSTMYNRIWQLHELGQREDLGKPHIVCEYAHAMGNGPGGLKEYWDVFYTYKRLQGGFVWEWVDQGIRQRTADGKEFFVYGGDFDDHPNDSNFVIDGLVNPDRVASAGLLELKKVMEPVVIEELDVQAGQLKLTNRYDFISLDHLQLVWHVAVDGEVLCSGTSKLPNIAPGCSDILNINFTLPEQLQPGSEYWLNVNVLLAADTIWGEAGFEIAWAQFELPNKAELEPTVELSPFAPLSVMENGVLLVVQGSDFSIKFDRVYGVIAGWKHAGISLLEEGPRLDLWRAPTDNDMRPIGDWRTSIDNDQRATVLWKKSGLHWLQHRVMSLDWNSDTNGSTVTITCRVRVAPPILKWSVDTLYTYTIYANGDVLVDISGVIDGSGAPETLPRIGLRMALPNDCDLVEWYGRGPGEAYADSKQAAKFGIYQKTVRELFTEYIVPQENGNRADTRWLAITNQQGVGLLAAGLPQFDFSARRYTSEDLEKARHTVDLKERDRVYLHLDLAQNGLGSASCGPGVLPEHVLKAENFRFQVRLTPLSAGTGAPVQLAKHVPQAR
- a CDS encoding ABC transporter permease subunit — its product is MLNTEKLRRRVRIKENIPLYAMLIGPLLVFLIFSYVPMLGTVIAFKDYRFIDGILGSDWVGLRNFKMIFAQPQTVSVIRNTFVISLLTLIVSFPFPIMLAILLNEVRSKWFKKASQTVLYLPHFFSWIIVGGIIINIFSVNNGPINFIIEYFGGEPIQFMFNHPAWMSIYLGSGIWKDTGFNCIIYLAALSSIDPTYYEAAVMDGANKWKQITKVTLPCLLPTIILTFILATGKIMEVGFDRIYVLQNPMVKDISEVVSTFIYDVGIRSGDFSLTTAMGLFDSVISLILVLTANQIAKKSGNALF
- a CDS encoding carbohydrate ABC transporter permease, translating into MKISTGEKTFYSINNIVIFIVSITCMLPLLYIVATSFSSGSAIQSGKVYLWPVEFTPAAYKVLFVSTDIFKYFWNSVVLTGVGTILSLVFTILCAYPLSKKKLFARKKITFFVVFTMLFAGGMIPSYLLVKSLGLMNSYWSIWLTMLISPYNMLIMKSFFENIPEELEESARIDGCSEWRILLQMYLPLSKAVIATLCLFYGVAYWNNFLKVLMYINDSKGFTLPVLIQQMVFQLEQIKLGTSTDLGAVAGSSEVISESVKSAGVVVLILPMLAVYPFIQKYFVKGVMLGSVKG
- a CDS encoding extracellular solute-binding protein: MKKKMSGLVALSLLMAISTGLTACGSSNNESAKNNTEKTNAAKNDTKAANLTPDGQERKGKVSVMIYDRGQIPASEGTYDNNRWTKWIQENAPFEEVKFVIVPRTEAPQKMNMLFAAGEGPDVVANYEDVGPFIAKGQALEITDDLLAKMPNYKKVLDENPALKKLTTVDGKLYTVGTISPISPNHTAIIREDWLKKLNLEVPKTPEELLAVAKAFTEQDPDGNGKNDTYGTTMNADSRRVLSHMYGFGNPEIYAVEDGKLTHVWDRMQDWLTFAKQIVDAKVVDPDFLLDKGDKALTDFTNGKVGIFLTGKLSQLNSPTFVNFKKSNPTAKLEAFELPATKYGTFEGYVNGGPSIVGFINSATKDPDAAARYINWLTDPKVSNYLVNGPDGVYKKRDAEGTVVVVDPEKNKIEYDYAADYSIIRTFDLTDDSVSPLANEYYNSYLKSSDPLLQEFGVLYYKMAQIVNKPGAIDPRKWQQTLPALSSELLLQETNGLKAVDDLFLKSLADTGKTAEQAIAEAKELWKKAGGEAVDTYYNEYYAEHKDQMLSTEDFEGLKREPELLPSAKANFDKQ
- a CDS encoding response regulator, producing MYRVVIVDDEPWALIGIRKLIERNGNKFKIICETTEPLKALEVICEEYPDVVFADIRMPEMTGIELMQRTRAQEKDVDFVVISGFAEFSYVQQALQEGAMDYQLKPLDMEKAQEMLDKLYKKLENKRSTNDLSFYISLREDFKDIQQLLNSRLRHKFYKRYQVVTVYFKSGEYDDEGLLELESRVQLTTLKLGPKKCVFIINSETDQSEFIYRSLAAKESIVDRAGISLSSDKEDHIPMLLKTSDIASDDCFIDTSRRISQYIKGKKNLIKQFVEELIEALERVQYKNVKDFTSEIADFFTINQLGIEDAVFLWNELVMHTSKDNESSSRITDFEFLDYSEMKEKFMNLEMLGEYVFEQLSYPERDQLGDANKKFKELLDYTNKHFHEELYLKDLSTKYFINVSYCCELFKKVTNMTFSQYMTDLRMKKAVELLQNSNLSIADVCKNVGYSDYFYFNKVFKRNIGCTPSKYRKTSGDMNALN